In Caldisericota bacterium, a single genomic region encodes these proteins:
- a CDS encoding ABC transporter permease, translated as MRKFISLIKKDITNAFRDKLLTYIIVAPIVMAILILLFAPSLDSPKLRFAVDNSVPHSFTIELEKYGTIESFNSFSKLEQRVLMSDDVPGIIYRDGEFEVILQGNEEDYLKSLPGMIIDNASQSTPIMPIEIQSLDVNRSIIRNVLEVSILVIIIIMGGAIMGLMIVGDKESKAIKSLAVSPLTTGKYLFEKAAASVFYSFVFSFVVAFIMWRFAFNAVNLLVLIIPFCLFGVAAGFLIGIFANNQNSSIVLIKTLSSVVIAISIASVFVPYKLEWMLYVFPNFWAFKVLKIVFIDKSFNYFNSFLIAIITNSLLVLALTIYAQKKFKLR; from the coding sequence ATGAGAAAATTTATAAGCCTCATTAAAAAAGATATAACCAACGCATTCAGGGATAAGCTTTTAACATATATAATAGTTGCGCCTATTGTTATGGCGATATTAATCCTTCTTTTTGCACCCTCCCTTGACAGTCCAAAGCTAAGGTTTGCTGTAGATAATAGTGTGCCGCATAGTTTTACTATCGAGCTTGAAAAGTATGGTACCATAGAATCTTTCAATTCATTTAGTAAACTAGAGCAGAGAGTATTAATGTCCGATGACGTACCTGGTATCATTTATCGTGATGGAGAATTTGAAGTAATATTGCAAGGAAACGAGGAAGATTATTTAAAATCATTACCCGGAATGATCATTGACAATGCTTCGCAGAGTACGCCTATAATGCCGATAGAAATACAATCTTTGGATGTCAATAGATCCATTATTAGAAATGTGCTCGAGGTAAGTATACTTGTCATCATTATTATTATGGGCGGGGCCATTATGGGGTTAATGATTGTTGGGGACAAAGAAAGTAAGGCAATAAAATCACTTGCCGTATCCCCACTAACTACAGGAAAGTATCTTTTTGAAAAAGCTGCTGCTTCTGTTTTCTATTCATTTGTTTTTTCTTTTGTAGTTGCTTTTATCATGTGGAGGTTTGCGTTTAATGCGGTCAATTTATTGGTATTAATTATTCCATTTTGTCTTTTCGGTGTTGCAGCTGGATTTTTAATTGGAATATTTGCAAATAACCAGAACTCGTCAATTGTGCTTATAAAAACACTGTCATCTGTAGTAATAGCTATATCTATTGCTTCTGTGTTTGTTCCTTATAAACTTGAATGGATGCTTTACGTATTTCCAAATTTTTGGGCATTTAAAGTTTTGAAAATTGTTTTTATAGATAAAAGTTTTAATTATTTTAATTCATTCTTGATTGCTATTATTACTAATTCTCTTTTAGTTTTAGCTCTAACCATATATGCGCAGAAAAAATTCAAGCTAAGATAA
- the rplS gene encoding 50S ribosomal protein L19: MERIREIEKEYLKGNIPDFNVGDTVKVHVRIKEGEKERVQIFKGTVLARKHGGMNETFTVRKLSYGVGVERVFPLHSPMVKKIEVKKRGSVRRAKLYYLRDRVGKAQVVKEKKKNK, encoded by the coding sequence ATGGAAAGAATTAGAGAAATTGAAAAAGAATATTTGAAAGGAAATATTCCTGATTTTAATGTAGGCGATACAGTAAAAGTCCATGTGAGAATTAAAGAAGGAGAAAAAGAGAGAGTTCAGATATTTAAGGGCACAGTGCTGGCGAGGAAGCATGGCGGCATGAATGAGACATTTACTGTAAGAAAGCTTTCATACGGAGTGGGAGTAGAAAGAGTATTTCCTCTTCATTCTCCAATGGTAAAAAAGATTGAGGTAAAAAAGAGAGGTAGCGTCCGAAGGGCAAAGCTGTACTATTTAAGAGATAGGGTAGGAAAGGCGCAAGTAGTTAAAGAAAAAAAGAAAAATAAATGA